One segment of Primulina tabacum isolate GXHZ01 chromosome 6, ASM2559414v2, whole genome shotgun sequence DNA contains the following:
- the LOC142549279 gene encoding pentatricopeptide repeat-containing protein At3g16010: MIQVENLAKSAVSKRGISTCSCLFERVKQTENEIVKMFQLGRPKDETPKSDQRFEKRKNSSSRALDERFVRILKIFKWGPDAEKALDVLKLKVDHRLVREVLQVDVDFNVKIQFFKWAGKRRNFEHDSTTYMAIIRCLEEAGLVGGLWRMIQDMVKSSCAISPAELSEIVRILGRMKMVDKALAIFYQIKIRKCRPSSTTYNSIILMLMREGRLENVQELYNEMCRDGDCFPDTLTYSALISAFSKLGRDDFAIRLFDEMKENGLNPNPKIYTTLLGVYFKFGKVETALGLLKEMKETGCAPTVYTYTELIRGLGAVGRVEEGYSIFLNMLNEGYKPDVVLINNVINLLGRAERLTDAIKIFERMESMECKPNVVTYNTIIKSLFDLKYPLTEIMSWYEKMKISSVSPSSFTYSILIDGFCKKNNLEKALLMLEEMDEKGFPPCPAAYCSLINSLGQAKRYDAAHELFQELKENCGSSSARVYAVMIKHFGKCGRLTEAVDLFNEMKRLGCIPDVYAYNALMSGMVRSGMTDEAQLLLRTMEENGCTPDLNSYNIILNGLAKTGGPQMAMEMLKKMKNSKMKPDAVSYNTVLGRLSRAGMFEEAANLMREMRLNGLQYDLITYSSILEAVGQVDEDGKLVAA; this comes from the exons ATGATTCAAGTGGAAAATCTTGCCAAATCGGCTGTATCGAAGCGTGGGATATCCACCTGTTCTTGTCTATTTGAGAGGGTCAAGCAAACAG AAAATGAAATAGTTAAAATGTTTCAGCTGGGACGTCCAAAAGATGAGACCCCAAAATCTGATCAACGTTTCGAGAAACGAAAGAACAGTTCTTCGAGGGCTCTTGATGAGAGGTTTGTTAGGATTTTGAAGATATTTAAATGGGGACCTGATGCCGAGAAGGCTCTGGATGTTCTTAAATTGAAGGTTGATCATAGATTAGTTCGCGAGGTTTTGCAAGTAGATGTTGATTTCAATGTAAAAATACAGTTTTTCAAATGGGCTGGGAAAAGAAGGAACTTTGAGCACGATTCAACTACATACATGGCTATAATCCGCTGTCTGGAGGAAGCGGGGCTGGTTGGTGGACTATGGAGGATGATTCAGGATATGGTCAAGAGTTCGTGTGCCATTAGCCCGGCTGAGCTGTCGGAAATTGTAAGGATTTTGGGCAGGATGAAGATGGTTGATAAAGCACTTGCAATCTTTTACCAGATAAAAATTCGCAAGTGCAGACCATCCTCGACCACGTATAACTCTATAATCTTGATGTTGATGAGAGAGGGTCGTCTTGAAAACGTTCAAGAGCTGTATAATGAGATGTGCCGTGACGGTGACTGTTTTCCAGATACGCTAACATACAGTGCTCTCATATCAGCATTCTCTAAACTAGGTCGTGATGATTTTGCCATTAGGCtgtttgatgaaatgaaagAAAACGGATTAAATCCTAATCCAAAAATATATACTACTTTGTTAGGTGTTTACTTTAAATTTGGTAAGGTTGAAACGGCGTTAGGATTACTGAAAGAGATGAAAGAAACGGGTTGTGCACCAACTGTATATACATATACAGAGTTGATAAGAGGGCTTGGTGCTGTTGGGAGGGTTGAAGAAGGTTACTCTATATTCTTGAATATGCTTAACGAAGGTTATAAACCAGATGTGGTGCTCATAAATAATGTCATAAATCTCCTGGGAAGGGCAGAACGTCTGACTGATGCTATTAAGATTTTTGAAAGAATGGAGTCAATGGAATGTAAACCAAATGTGGTGACGTATAATACTATTATTAAATCTTTGTTCGATTTGAAATACCCATTAACTGAGATCATGTCGTGGTATGAGAAAATGAAAATAAGTAGTGTTAGTCCTAGTTCTTTTACTTATTCGATTCTTATAGATGGATTTtgcaagaaaaataatttagagAAAGCACTACTGATGCTTGAGGAAATGGATGAAAAGGGCTTTCCTCCATGTCCAGCTGCATACTGCAGCTTGATCAACAGTCTTGGCCAAGCAAAACGTTATGATGCTGCTCATGAGCTATTTCAGGAACTGAAGGAAAACTGTGGATCTTCAAGTGCTCGTGTGTATGCCGTGATGATAAAGCATTTTGGAAAGTGTGGACGCTTGACAGAGGCTGTCGATCTCTTCAATGAGATGAAAAGACTTGGTTGTATTCCAGATGTCTATGCCTATAATGCACTCATGTCTGGGATGGTGAGGTCTGGCATGACGGATGAGGCTCAGCTTTTGCTTCGAACCATGGAAGAAAATGGGTGCACTCCTGATCTTAATTCATACAACATTATTTTGAATGGATTGGCAAAAACCGGGGGTCCTCAAATGGCGATGGAGATGCTTAAAAAGATGAAGAATTCCAAGATGAAGCCTGATGCTGTATCTTACAACACGGTTCTTGGTCGTCTTAGCCGTGCTGGTATGTTTGAAGAGGCTGCAAATTTGATGAGAGAGATGCGCTTGAATGGCTTGCAATATGATCTCATAACATACTCATCAATACTCGAGGCTGTTGGCCAAGTCGATGAAGATGGCAAGCTTGTGGCAGCATAA